Proteins from a genomic interval of Gordonia sp. SL306:
- the solA gene encoding N-methyl-L-tryptophan oxidase, which yields MNDDSYDMIVVGLGGMGSAAAYHLARRGHRVLGLEKYTPAHDRGSSHGGSRIIRQSYFEDPAYVPLLLRSYELWQELADVSGREVYRKTGGLFVGPPESLTVAGSRRAAMEWDLPHEMLDADEIHRRFPTFTPTSGDVALYEANAGFARPEMTVAAHLDLAARAGADLHFGEQVLEWGDESSGVTVTTTSATYRGDQLVICPGAWAPELLTDLGIPITVERQVLYWLEPSGGTAPFEGQPIFIGENADGRQIYGFPAIDGPAGGVKVAFFRKGQECTPDTIDRVVHPDEIDTMRQRVTELLPALSGPAVHTATCMYSNTPDEHFVIARPPELANVTVACGFSGHGFKFVPVVGEVLADLATSGTTAHPIGLFDPRRLVTS from the coding sequence ATGAACGACGACAGCTACGACATGATCGTGGTCGGTCTCGGCGGAATGGGCAGCGCCGCGGCCTATCACCTCGCCCGACGCGGCCACCGGGTCCTCGGTCTGGAGAAGTACACGCCCGCGCACGACCGCGGATCCAGTCACGGCGGCTCGCGGATCATCCGGCAGTCGTACTTCGAGGATCCCGCGTACGTGCCCTTGCTGCTGCGGTCCTATGAGTTGTGGCAGGAGCTGGCCGACGTCAGCGGCCGCGAGGTCTATCGCAAGACCGGCGGGTTGTTCGTGGGTCCGCCGGAGTCGCTGACCGTGGCCGGTAGCCGTCGTGCCGCGATGGAATGGGATCTGCCGCACGAGATGCTCGATGCCGACGAGATCCACCGACGCTTCCCCACCTTCACCCCGACGTCGGGAGACGTTGCCCTGTATGAGGCCAACGCCGGCTTCGCGCGTCCGGAGATGACCGTCGCGGCCCACCTCGACCTCGCTGCTCGCGCCGGCGCGGATCTGCATTTCGGCGAGCAGGTGCTCGAGTGGGGCGACGAGTCGTCGGGGGTCACCGTCACGACGACGAGCGCCACCTACCGTGGCGATCAACTCGTCATCTGCCCGGGAGCGTGGGCACCGGAATTGCTCACCGATCTGGGCATCCCCATCACCGTCGAGCGGCAGGTTCTCTACTGGCTGGAGCCGTCGGGCGGTACCGCCCCGTTCGAGGGTCAGCCGATCTTCATCGGCGAGAACGCCGACGGTAGACAGATCTACGGCTTCCCGGCCATCGACGGTCCGGCCGGTGGCGTGAAAGTCGCGTTCTTCCGCAAAGGACAGGAGTGCACTCCCGACACGATCGACCGCGTCGTCCACCCCGACGAGATCGACACGATGCGACAACGGGTGACCGAATTGCTCCCCGCCCTGTCCGGACCGGCGGTACACACCGCCACCTGCATGTACTCCAACACCCCCGACGAACACTTCGTCATCGCCCGGCCCCCGGAACTGGCCAATGTGACCGTCGCATGCGGTTTCTCGGGGCATGGATTCAAATTCGTGCCCGTGGTGGGTGAGGTCCTGGCGGACCTGGCCACTTCCGGCACCACCGCACATCCCATCGGCTTGTTCGACCCCCGACGACTGGTGACCTCATGA
- a CDS encoding GcvT family protein, whose product MAHPRILVIGAGIVGTSLADELTARGCTDVTVLDRGPLFATGGSTSHAPGLVFQTNPSKTMTEFARYTVEKFVGLGAFDQLGGLEVAATQERWTDLHRKAGWARSWGVPGTLLDPGQCAELYPLLDADRIHGGFHTPTDGLARALSAATAQAQRAKTRGARFIGHQEVADVLARAGRVVGVRTTAGEQFDADIVICAAGFWGARLGRQVGLTVPLVPMAHQYAKTGQVSELRRPGAGCADQGSEAHMPILRHQDHDLYYREHGDRLGIGYYGHRPMPVEMDTLLTDTAGEAMPSMLPFTDADFDEAWTQSVALLPTLGDTKVDEGFNGIFSFTPDGFSIMGEHRELSGFWVAEAVWVTHSAGVARALAEWIVDGAPKTDVHECDLYRFDNAATSPEFILSTSSQAFAEVYDIVHPHQYRSEPRDLRVSPFFARQQELGAFFYEGACWERPAWYEANSGLVAELAADGVPFAERDSWSGRFWSPISIAEARWTREHAALYDMTPLPRYQIAGPGACEFLQYMTTNNVDKSVGSVTYTLMLDENGGIRSDLTVTRLSDDLFQVGANGPLDLVWLSRHQAVGKARADVTIRDVTDRTCGVGLWGPRARDIVAPLCAEDISHEAFGYFRAHQTSIGSIPVIMLRVSYVGESGWEIYTDAEHGAALWDLLFDAGRPYRAIAAGRIAFNSLRMEKGYRAWGTDMTTEHSPAAAGVGFAVNATNGDFLGRSALEAREEPALRLQSIVFDDPTAVVLGKEPVSTDGHVAGYVTSAGYSATIGRSIAYAWLPATTPIGTPVEVDYLEHTYTATVHTEPVVDPAMNLIRR is encoded by the coding sequence ATGGCCCATCCCCGCATCCTCGTCATCGGCGCCGGCATCGTCGGCACCTCACTCGCCGACGAGCTCACCGCCCGCGGTTGCACCGATGTCACCGTGCTCGATCGCGGACCGCTCTTCGCGACCGGCGGCTCGACGTCCCACGCACCCGGACTCGTCTTCCAGACCAATCCGTCCAAGACGATGACCGAGTTCGCGCGGTACACCGTCGAGAAGTTCGTCGGACTCGGTGCTTTCGACCAGCTCGGAGGCCTCGAGGTGGCGGCCACCCAGGAGCGATGGACGGATCTGCACCGCAAGGCGGGGTGGGCGAGATCCTGGGGAGTCCCGGGCACCCTCCTCGATCCCGGGCAGTGCGCCGAGCTCTACCCGCTGCTCGACGCCGATCGGATTCACGGCGGCTTCCACACGCCGACCGACGGTCTTGCCCGAGCGCTCAGCGCGGCAACGGCGCAGGCCCAGCGCGCGAAGACCCGCGGCGCACGATTCATCGGACATCAGGAGGTCGCCGACGTCCTCGCGCGTGCGGGCCGGGTGGTCGGCGTGCGGACCACCGCAGGCGAGCAATTCGACGCCGACATCGTGATCTGCGCCGCCGGATTCTGGGGAGCCCGCCTCGGCCGCCAGGTGGGACTGACCGTCCCTCTGGTTCCGATGGCGCACCAGTACGCCAAGACCGGTCAGGTCAGCGAACTGCGCCGACCGGGTGCGGGCTGCGCGGATCAGGGCAGCGAGGCCCACATGCCGATCCTGCGCCACCAGGACCACGACCTCTACTACCGCGAACACGGTGACCGGCTCGGTATCGGCTACTACGGTCATCGTCCGATGCCGGTGGAGATGGACACGTTGCTGACCGACACCGCCGGTGAGGCCATGCCGTCCATGCTGCCGTTCACCGACGCCGACTTCGACGAGGCGTGGACGCAGAGCGTCGCCCTATTGCCGACGCTGGGCGACACCAAGGTCGACGAGGGTTTCAACGGCATCTTCTCCTTCACCCCCGACGGCTTCTCGATCATGGGTGAGCATCGCGAGCTCTCGGGATTCTGGGTCGCAGAGGCGGTGTGGGTGACCCACTCGGCCGGGGTGGCGCGCGCCCTGGCCGAATGGATCGTCGACGGTGCACCGAAAACCGATGTGCACGAATGCGACCTCTACCGGTTCGACAACGCGGCAACGAGTCCGGAGTTCATCCTGTCGACGAGCTCGCAGGCGTTCGCAGAGGTCTACGACATCGTCCATCCACACCAATACCGCAGTGAGCCACGTGATCTGCGGGTGAGTCCGTTCTTTGCGCGGCAGCAGGAGCTGGGCGCGTTCTTCTACGAGGGTGCGTGCTGGGAACGGCCGGCCTGGTACGAGGCCAATTCCGGTCTGGTTGCCGAGCTCGCCGCAGATGGTGTCCCATTTGCGGAGCGGGACAGCTGGTCCGGCCGGTTCTGGTCACCGATCTCCATCGCCGAGGCGCGCTGGACACGCGAACATGCGGCGCTCTACGACATGACTCCCCTGCCCCGGTATCAGATCGCCGGGCCCGGCGCCTGCGAATTCCTGCAGTACATGACCACCAACAACGTCGACAAGTCCGTCGGATCGGTCACGTACACGCTGATGCTCGACGAGAACGGCGGCATACGAAGCGATCTCACCGTCACCCGCCTGTCCGACGACCTCTTCCAGGTGGGCGCCAACGGACCGCTCGATCTCGTTTGGCTGTCCCGACATCAGGCCGTCGGCAAGGCCCGCGCCGACGTCACCATCCGCGACGTCACGGACCGAACCTGCGGTGTCGGGCTCTGGGGACCACGCGCCCGCGACATCGTGGCGCCCCTGTGCGCAGAGGACATCTCGCACGAGGCCTTCGGGTACTTCCGGGCCCACCAGACCTCCATCGGTTCGATCCCGGTCATCATGCTGCGAGTGTCTTACGTCGGCGAATCCGGTTGGGAGATCTACACGGATGCCGAGCACGGTGCCGCCCTGTGGGATCTGCTGTTCGATGCGGGGCGCCCGTATCGCGCGATCGCGGCGGGCCGGATCGCGTTCAACAGCCTGCGGATGGAGAAGGGCTACCGCGCGTGGGGCACCGACATGACCACCGAGCACAGCCCCGCCGCGGCCGGCGTCGGGTTTGCCGTCAACGCCACCAACGGCGACTTCCTCGGCAGGTCTGCACTCGAGGCACGAGAGGAGCCCGCACTCCGACTGCAGAGCATCGTGTTCGACGACCCGACCGCGGTGGTGTTGGGCAAGGAGCCGGTCAGCACCGACGGCCACGTCGCCGGGTATGTGACCAGCGCAGGCTACTCCGCCACTATCGGCCGGAGCATCGCGTACGCCTGGCTCCCGGCGACGACGCCAATCGGGACACCGGTCGAGGTCGACTACCTCGAACACACCTACACCGCAACCGTTCACACGGAACCGGTGGTCGATCCCGCCATGAACCTGATCCGGAGATGA
- a CDS encoding acyl carrier protein → MEAELTTNELVPILVRQAVADVLGVPPTALDPATQLSEYGLDSISSVDLTVQLEEVFDIRIPHRDTRMLATVDDITDYIQRIGF, encoded by the coding sequence ATGGAAGCGGAACTCACGACGAATGAACTCGTCCCGATCCTGGTACGACAAGCGGTCGCCGACGTGCTGGGGGTACCGCCGACCGCACTCGACCCCGCCACGCAGCTGTCCGAGTACGGCCTCGACTCGATCTCGTCCGTCGATCTGACCGTCCAGCTCGAGGAGGTCTTCGACATCCGGATTCCGCATCGGGACACCCGGATGCTCGCCACCGTCGACGACATCACCGACTACATCCAGCGGATCGGTTTCTGA
- a CDS encoding LLM class flavin-dependent oxidoreductase: protein MRFGICILPEEPWRHTRPRWQRAEEMGFDHAWTYDHLVWGGLPDSQWFSCIPTLTAAAGVTSRIGLGAFVISPNFRHPASLAREVQTVADISDGRLLVGLGAGGAPDDTILGQPDVTVRERVDRLQEFTLLLDRMLTDDHVSDHGEYYSVRDMRLVGGSVRDRIPLILAGNGPRSVRFAARHGDGWVTTGAGADNLDDWFGGVARHCRIFEETVADRSDGKAVDRYLSVDSSPRNSLESVGLFDEIVGRAGELGFTDVIVHWPRDTDPYRARLEVLELIAQRGLA from the coding sequence ATGCGATTCGGCATCTGCATCCTGCCCGAGGAGCCCTGGCGCCACACGCGTCCCCGGTGGCAACGCGCCGAGGAGATGGGTTTCGACCATGCATGGACCTACGACCACCTCGTGTGGGGTGGCCTGCCCGATTCGCAATGGTTCTCCTGCATCCCGACCCTGACCGCCGCTGCGGGAGTCACGTCGCGCATCGGCCTCGGCGCCTTTGTGATCTCCCCGAACTTTCGGCATCCGGCGTCGCTGGCGCGTGAGGTGCAGACCGTCGCCGACATCTCCGACGGACGGCTGTTGGTCGGGCTCGGTGCGGGCGGAGCACCGGACGACACGATCCTCGGGCAACCCGACGTCACGGTTCGCGAGCGCGTCGACCGGCTGCAGGAGTTCACCCTCCTCCTCGACCGCATGCTGACCGACGATCATGTGAGCGACCACGGTGAGTACTACTCGGTCCGGGACATGCGACTCGTCGGCGGGTCCGTCCGTGATCGCATCCCGCTGATCCTGGCCGGTAACGGTCCCCGCTCGGTCCGGTTCGCAGCACGTCACGGAGACGGATGGGTGACAACCGGCGCAGGCGCCGACAACCTCGACGACTGGTTCGGCGGTGTGGCGCGTCATTGCCGGATATTCGAGGAGACCGTGGCCGACCGGTCCGACGGCAAGGCCGTCGACCGGTACCTCAGCGTGGACTCATCTCCCCGGAACTCGCTGGAGAGCGTCGGACTGTTCGACGAAATCGTCGGCCGGGCAGGAGAACTCGGATTCACCGACGTGATCGTGCACTGGCCGCGGGACACCGACCCGTACCGCGCACGCCTGGAGGTGCTCGAGCTGATCGCCCAGCGAGGCCTCGCCTGA
- a CDS encoding glutathione peroxidase, with amino-acid sequence MTTAYDFTADDIDGNPVPLSGYAGLPLLVVNTASKCGFTPQYEGLEALHRKYSDQGLRVLGFPCDQFAHQEPGDADEIKNFCSLTYDVTFPMFAKIDVNGPEAHPLYAWLRSEKRGLLGGRINWNFTKFLIGRDGTVVDRFAPTTKPEKLTGAIGGLL; translated from the coding sequence ATGACCACCGCCTACGACTTCACCGCTGACGACATCGACGGCAACCCGGTTCCGTTGTCCGGCTACGCCGGGCTGCCGCTCCTCGTCGTCAACACCGCCTCGAAGTGCGGTTTCACACCGCAGTACGAAGGGCTCGAGGCCTTGCACCGCAAGTACTCCGACCAGGGGCTGCGGGTGCTCGGATTCCCGTGTGATCAGTTCGCGCACCAGGAACCGGGCGATGCGGACGAGATCAAGAACTTCTGCTCGCTGACCTACGACGTCACGTTCCCGATGTTCGCGAAGATCGACGTCAACGGACCCGAAGCGCATCCGCTCTATGCGTGGCTGCGTTCCGAGAAGCGAGGGCTGCTCGGCGGACGGATCAACTGGAACTTCACCAAGTTCCTCATCGGACGTGACGGCACCGTCGTCGATCGGTTCGCGCCGACCACCAAGCCCGAGAAACTGACCGGGGCGATCGGCGGACTGCTCTGA
- a CDS encoding GntR family transcriptional regulator, translating into MTTTTGPVAAERAYAHTKARIISGDLPGGALVSEGAIGAELGISRTPVHEAFLLLSAEQLIELVSRKGAIVRPMTHREAEDVLAMRKGIESASAAQVFAAGGPAERCAGLFAENLERQRRHVDAGDVSGFVEADDDFHALMVEASGNPVAQHFYEELRSRQQRLRNLLLRVDPANLMSSYDDHRELADCFLRGDATRFADALDAHLDRYQGAV; encoded by the coding sequence ATGACCACGACCACCGGGCCCGTCGCCGCCGAGCGCGCGTATGCCCACACCAAGGCTCGGATCATCAGCGGAGACTTGCCCGGAGGTGCGCTGGTGAGCGAGGGTGCGATCGGCGCCGAGCTCGGGATCAGCCGGACCCCCGTCCATGAGGCGTTCCTCTTGCTCAGCGCCGAGCAACTGATCGAACTCGTCTCCCGCAAGGGTGCGATCGTCCGGCCGATGACGCATCGCGAGGCCGAAGACGTCCTGGCCATGCGCAAGGGCATCGAATCGGCGTCGGCGGCCCAGGTGTTCGCGGCCGGTGGTCCCGCCGAACGTTGTGCCGGCCTGTTCGCGGAGAATCTGGAACGGCAGCGTCGTCACGTCGACGCCGGGGACGTGTCCGGGTTCGTCGAGGCCGACGACGACTTCCACGCGCTGATGGTGGAGGCCTCGGGCAATCCGGTGGCTCAACACTTCTACGAGGAGCTGCGGAGTCGCCAGCAGCGTCTGCGCAATCTGCTGCTCCGCGTGGACCCGGCGAATCTGATGTCGTCCTACGACGACCACCGGGAACTCGCGGATTGCTTCCTGCGCGGTGATGCGACGCGATTCGCCGACGCGCTCGACGCCCATCTCGATCGTTACCAGGGGGCGGTATGA